ACCCATCATCACTGTTAAGgacatttttttcctatttctactaatgtttttattttattttttttattttattttattttttagtcgtaAATCTCAAATTTGTAGGAGTccaagtagaatatctctcagtgcgattccacacccctgttttaaacctcttctattatgttcgataatttgtgttaaccatctaatcattagctaccaccataaaacattttattgctcttccggctcattttatatgggcagtacacagtctttcctaacagggatttactcggtagcctaataacaatagaaatgggggaaagaaggcaagaaggaaggggatgggggggggggagggaactaGGATAGCCATGGGTGTAAACACCTATGTAAACacaaggaagggaagaagttcctcttttttctaggagtaaacgggttaattaagcacatctgtcaattcattgtaccaccaaaaattaggccaatgtttgaaacattcattgctgtagtttcctggaaattcataagccggtttgttagatatttgggaaaaacactattacacggcctctggaaacgatagtaagtgTCAGTTAGTTGCTACGGAGGTTCGGCCGAGGACGGaaatatttgtgttcctttcatcacttatttgttgcaagTATATTGTACACTGAGAAGCTTAACAAtgaaaagtaagaaaagtattttccaaaTGAAACTTCTAAAGTCTGAAGAAAATAAAGCtacaaatagttcaagtttatttccTCGGGAAGAATACGACCGAGTAATTAGTCGCCTGAATGAACGTAAACAATCTAATCCTACGAACACTAAGAAGGATTATCgtttgttacaaaaatatgaatTACTGGAGGTCACAATTAAGGGTACCACCGtgcaaaagttgcagaagaaaggaaCTCAGCTGCGATTCGTCTGTGCTGAAGATGTGTTTGATGTACTTCTAGCTATTCATCACACAATTGGGCCAGAAGGAAGAACTAGTATGTGCAaggcaaccaaa
This DNA window, taken from Palaemon carinicauda isolate YSFRI2023 chromosome 10, ASM3689809v2, whole genome shotgun sequence, encodes the following:
- the LOC137647896 gene encoding KRAB-A domain-containing protein 2-like codes for the protein MKLLKSEENKATNSSSLFPREEYDRVISRLNERKQSNPTNTKKDYRLLQKYELLEVTIKGTTVQKLQKKGTQLRFVCAEDVFDVLLAIHHTIGPEGRTSMCKATKEKYANTSRDQILLFLQYCEECRLKKSSVRKCVVVKPIVLNSMNCRAQVSPHGLVLHL